The following proteins are encoded in a genomic region of Papaver somniferum cultivar HN1 unplaced genomic scaffold, ASM357369v1 unplaced-scaffold_10, whole genome shotgun sequence:
- the LOC113326840 gene encoding E3 ubiquitin ligase BIG BROTHER-related-like, giving the protein MSTQDLNQHRRQREELDSNQTNQRRRVDDESAENDDNNNSPRSSISWENFKRRCLEIDREFEEDAIHDSDTDDDDETVEEESLVSAEEGWDSNSQLDDQNHQGATYLFERVPWVHDAQLVIGNEDGSVVRTIRFDDELLIQLNHNVRSSEDGMSYEELTEMEEMIGKVQRGLSKETISRELKTRVHTTSVDSTVESVICTVCQDGYCNKDKIATLDCQHEYHEDCITQWLLQKNVCPVCKSQALESTMEENKREEVNKC; this is encoded by the coding sequence ATGTCGACACAAGATTTAAATCAACATCGTCGACAAAGGGAAGAACTGGATTCAAACCAGACAAATCAACGTCGTCGGGTAGATGATGAATCTGCAGAAAACGACGACAACAACAACAGTCCCAGGTCAAGTATCAGTTGGGAGAATTTTAAGAGGAGATGTCTCGAGATAGACAGGGAGTTTGAGGAGGATGCGATACATGACagtgatactgatgatgatgatgagactgTGGAAGAAGAGAGTTTAGTTTCTGCTGAAGAAGGATGGGATTCCAATAGCCAATTAGACGACCAAAATCATCAAGGGGCGACTTACCTATTTGAAAGAGTTCCTTGGGTCCATGATGCACAACTCGTTATTGGTAATGAAGATGGATCAGTCGTCAGAACTATTCGATTCGATGATGAGTTGCTTATCCAATTGAACCATAACGTTAGGTCATCAGAAGATGGCATGAGTTATGAGGAACtaacggaaatggaagaaatgaTTGGCAAAGTACAAAGAGGATTATCAAAAGAAACTATCTCAAGGGAGCTGAAAACAAGAGTTCACACCACATCTGTAGACTCGACGGTGGAGTCTGTAATTTGCACCGTATGTCAGGATGGATATTGTAATAAGGATAAGATTGCAACTCTTGATTGCCAACATGAATACCACGAAGACTGCATCACGCAGTGGTTGCTACAGAAGAACGTTTGCCCTGTCTGCAAAAGTCAAGCTCTGGAGTCGACCATGGAAGAAAACAAGAGAGAAGAAGTGAACAAATGTTAA
- the LOC113326841 gene encoding probable E3 ubiquitin-protein ligase RHG1A, producing MGRARQIARQMEKDATQNQQGRRIYIFDVGRFQNQDGTFRTTLDIVRLQVLTPNVGRDGMNYEELAELGERIGIVQRGLPKEFISSHLKTRVHTSRDSTEEETEIYTVCQDGYENKDKVATLDCKH from the coding sequence ATGGGGCGAGCTCGCCAGATTGCTAGGCAGATGGAGAAGGACGCAACGCAAAACCAACAGGGGAGGAGGATTTACATATTTGATGTAGGCCGATTCCAGAACCAAGATGGAACATTTAGAACTACTCTAGATATTGTGAGACTTCAGGTGTTGACCCCCAACGTTGGTAGAGATGGCATGAATTATGAGGAACTAGCGGAACTGGGAGAAAGAATTGGCATAGTACAAAGAGGATTACCAAAAGAATTTATCTCAAGTCATCTGAAAACAAGAGTTCACACATCTAGAGACTCAACGGAGGAGGAGACTGAAATTTACACTGTATGTCAGGATGGGTATGAGAACAAGGATAAGGTTGCAACTCTGGATTGCAAACATTAA